A part of Candida albicans SC5314 chromosome 2, complete sequence genomic DNA contains:
- the OCA1 gene encoding putative tyrosine protein phosphatase (Putative protein phosphatase of the PTP family (tyrosine-specific); ortholog of S. cerevisiae Oca1; mutant is viable; mutant shows virulence defect) gives MASITSNSQILINNDSSTNKAPTTNERQLRRINHPPNLRIVPPLNFCPVENQLYRSGQPSIINQSFLNQLNLKTIIWLSSEEPTDEFLEYCNDSSINIEYLGMINEFNSEPATATTTDKQSQSQSQSQSEEQKSQSQSQSQENQHHQFEQSDNNLLQDPSHLISSTIAKINNNNPWDSLNENTIKHALDLIVDKTNYPILICCGMGRHRTGTVIGCLRRLQHWNLNSVSEEYRRFTGSRGGRILVELLIESFNIDLVNINWELAPDWLK, from the coding sequence ATGGCTTCAATTACAAGTAATTCTCAAATACttatcaataatgattCCTCAACCAATAAAGCTCCCACCACCAATGAACGACAATTACGAAGAATCAATCATCCACCAAATTTAAGAATTGTTCCACCATTAAATTTTTGTCCCgttgaaaatcaattatataGATCAGGTCAAccatcaattattaatcaatcatttttgaatcaattgaatttgaaaaccaTAATTTGGTTATCATCAGAAGAACCAACCGATGAATTTTTAGAATATTGTAATGATTCATCtataaatattgaatatttaggaatgattaatgaatttaataGTGAGCCAGCCactgcaacaacaacagacAAACAGTCACAGTCACAATCACAATCACAATCTGAAGAACAAAAATCACAATCACAATCACAATCCCAAgaaaatcaacatcatcaatttgaacaatcagataataatttattacaaGATCCAAGTCATCTTATATCTTCAACTATTGctaaaatcaataataataatccatgggattcattaaatgaaaacacCATTAAACATGCTTTagatttaattgttgataaaacCAATTATCcgattttgatttgttgtgGTATGGGGAGACATCGTACTGGTACGGTAATTGGTTGTTTAAGAAGATTACAACATTGGAATTTAAATAGTGTAAGTGAAGAATATCGACGATTTACTGGAAGTAGAGGTGGAAGAATATTAGtggaattattaattgaaagttttaatattgatttggttAATATTAATTGGGAATTGGCCCCCGATTGGTTGAAATGA
- a CDS encoding dolichyl-diphosphooligosaccharide-protein glycotransferase (Predicted olichyl-diphosphooligosaccharide-protein glycotransferase; role in protein N-linked glycosylation; Spider biofilm repressed) — MAKSASNKKSIPTTSSSSTATSAASSSVVLKEVKSTLTTTINNYFDTISAQPRLKLIDLFLIFLVLLGILQFIYVLIIGNFPFNSFLGGFISCVGQFVLLVSLRLQINDSTTTTTDKESDDQLELDEDKIENGTTGGGNGRLFKEITPERSFGDFIFASLILHFIVIHFIN; from the coding sequence ATGGCGAAATCAGCATCTAATAAGAAATCGATCCCTAccacttcttcttcctccaCAGCAACTTCTGCAGCTTCATCATCAGTGGTATTAAAAGAAGTGAAATCAACTTtaaccaccaccattaataattattttgataCTATATCAGCCCAACCTCgattaaaattaattgatttatttttaatttttttagtattattaggaatattacaatttatttatgtATTAATTATTGGGAATTTCCcatttaattcatttttagGTGGATTTATTAGTTGTGTTGgacaatttgttttattagTTAGTTTAAGATTACAAATCAATGATAGTACTACAACTACTACAGACAAAGAAAGTGATGatcaattggaattggatGAAGATAAAATTGAGAATGGAACaactggtggtggtaatggtagactttttaaagaaattactCCAGAAAGATCATTTggtgattttatttttgctagtttgattttacattttattgttattcattttataaattga
- the IFR1 gene encoding Ifr1p (Predicted oxidoreductase/dehydrogenase; induced by nitric oxide; rat catheter and Spider biofilm induced) — protein sequence MKAAVVPESVTETKLAEIKEIPKPTIDDDQILIKAEAGAINPTDWKHIIVARSSKPGDIIGCDVSGIVEEVGSKVTNFKKGDAVSAYITGNISPINGAFSEYVAAYPQATIKYTNGLIHSTAVAKASTIIKTFEGAASMTLGLATVAMSFSHHLNISKHQQKQGNDAILIWGGATATGILAIQVAKLVYNLTVITTASPKNHEYLKQLGADYVLDYNDSRIVENIRKIGNGNIRFGLDTVSNATTFQYLYDATESTTSSYDKMVYLDSLLALDGNTIKTDPKRDKSVHWGYTFVDHSIIKVKKFGNKEYSQTPELFNDYYKWWQEIMPTIINKIKHANLKILDNGLESVNEALQLSKDSKVSAEKIVFTI from the coding sequence ATGAAAGCTGCTGTTGTCCCAGAATCGGTAACTGAAACCAAATTAGctgaaatcaaagaaatccCTAAACCAACCATTGATGACGATCAAATCTTAATCAAAGCAGAAGCTGGTGCTATTAATCCAACTGATTGGAAACATATAATTGTGGCACGTTCCAGTAAACCAGGTGATATTATTGGATGTGATGTTAGTGGGattgttgaagaagttgGTTCTAAAGtaacaaattttaaaaaaggAGATGCTGTTAGTGCTTATATTACAGGGAATATTTCTCCTATTAATGGTGCCTTTAGTGAATATGTTGCTGCTTATCCCCAAGCTACGATTAAATATACTAATGGTTTAATTCATTCTACTGCTGTTGCAAAAGCATCGACTATAATTAAAACTTTTGAAGGTGCAGCAAGTATGACTTTAGGATTAGCTACAGTTGCCATGTCATTTTCtcatcatttaaatattagtaaacatcaacaaaagCAGGGTAATGATgcaattttgatttgggGTGGTGCAACGGCAACAGGGATTTTAGCTATTCAAGTTGCTAAATTAGTTTATAATTTAACCGTGATTACTACCGCATCACCTAAGAATCATgaatatttgaaacaattggGTGCTGATTATGTTTTAGATTATAATGATTcaagaattgttgaaaatattaGAAAAATCGGTAATGGTAATATTAGATTTGGATTAGATACAGTTTCTAATGCTACTACTTTCCAATATCTTTATGATGCTACTGAAAGTACTACTTCTAGTTATGATAAGATGGTTTATTTGGATTCATTATTGGCATTAGATGGTAATACTATCAAAACTGATCCAAAAAGAGACAAATCGGTTCATTGGGGTTATACATTTGTTGATCATTCTATTAttaaagtgaaaaaatttggtaATAAAGAATATTCTCAAACTCcagaattatttaatgattattataaatgGTGGCAAGAAATTATGCcaacaattattaataaaattaaacatgcaaatttgaaaattttagATAATGGATTAGAATCTGTTAATGAAGCATTACAATTATCTAAAGATAGTAAAGTATCTGCCGAAAAAATTGTCTTCACCATTTGA
- the GPD1 gene encoding glycerol-3-phosphate dehydrogenase (NAD(+)) (Glycerol-3-phosphate dehydrogenase; glycerol biosynthesis; regulated by Efg1; regulated by Tsa1, Tsa1B under H2O2 stress conditions; Sflow model and Spider biofilm induced), with the protein MYTTANNRLTQLTQILSPIVNDADSSFAQYLLQNPTFAPNPESSLNPEKPFKIAVVGSGNWGTTIAKIVAENALARPHLFSHYVNMWVFEEKINGENLTQIINQRHENIKYLPGVKLPNNLIAQPDIVTAVKGADLIIFNLPHQFLPKILKQLKGNVPKTTRAISCLKGLEVSKDGCKLLSTYITEELGIVCGALSGANLAPEIARGKWSETTVAYKLPNDYRGAGKDIDKLVLKACFHRPYFHVNVIEDVAGVSVAGALKNIVALAVGFVEGLGWGDNAKAAIMRVGLLETIKFSETFFPQSQADTFTAESAGVADLITTCAGGRNVKVGRYMAETGVSAEEAEKKLLNGQSSQGIVTAKEVHELLTYVNKLEEFPLFEATYQIAFGSESIENLPNLLNTTA; encoded by the coding sequence ATGTATACTACTGCCAATAACCGTTTAACTCAATTGACACAAATCTTACTGCCAATAGTCAATGATGCTGATAGTTCATTTGCTCAATATTTATTACAAAACCCAACATTTGCTCCTAATCCAGAATCATCTTTAAATCCTGAAAAACCATTCAaaattgctgttgttggATCAGGTAATTGGGGTACTACCATTGCTAAAATTGTTGCTGAAAATGCTTTAGCTAGACCACATTTATTTAGTCATTATGTTAATATGTGGgtatttgaagaaaaaattaatggTGAAAATTTGACTCAAATCATAAATCAACGCcatgaaaatattaaatatttaccaGGGGTTAAATTAcctaataatttaattgctCAACCAGATATTGTTACTGCCGTTAAAGGTGCCgatttaattattttcaatttaccTCATCAATTTTTACCTAAGattttaaaacaattgaaaggTAATGTACCTAAAACTACTAGAGCCATTTCTTGTTTGAAAGGTTTAGAAGTTAGTAAAGATGgttgtaaattattatcaacttATATTACCGAAGAATTAGGAATAGTATGTGGAGCTTTACTGGGAGCCAATTTAGCCCCAGAAATTGCTCGTGGTAAATGGTCAGAAACTACTGTGGCTTATAAATTACCAAATGATTATCGTGGTGCCGGtaaagatattgataaattagtATTAAAAGCTTGTTTCCATCGTCCTTATTTCCATGTTAATGTTATTGAAGATGTTGCTGGTGTTTCTGTGGCGGGagctttgaaaaatattgttgcCTTAGCCGTGGGGTTTGTTGAAGGTTTAGGTTGGGGTGATAATGCTAAAGCAGCCATTATGAGAGTTGGATTATTAGAAACAATTAAGTTTTCTGAAACATTTTTCCCACAATCTCAAGCTGATACTTTTACTGCTGAATCTGCTGGTGTAGCTGATTTAATTACTACTTGTGCTGGTGGTAGAAATGTTAAAGTTGGTAGATATATGGCTGAAACTGGTGTTTCTGCTGAAGAAGCcgaaaagaaattattaaatggTCAAAGTTCTCAAGGTATAGTTACTGCTAAAGAAGTTCATGAATTATTGACTTatgttaataaattggaaGAATTCCCATTATTTGAAGCTACGTATCAAATTGCTTTTGGTtctgaatcaattgaaaatttaccAAACTTGTTAAATACCACTGCTTAA
- a CDS encoding uncharacterized protein (Putative C2H2 transcription factor; expression upregulated in clinical isolates from HIV+ patients with oral candidiasis; Spider biofilm induced) gives MQNTNRNNSNSSKNNSDNHHQQQQLQRQRQVNQYQSITLPPLQYQSNTHESIVLPSQQPKRGRSEHFNSQFQRNINSRPVLLPSSRDNNNTTNIPIPIILPSSTNSNNPITSSSNSRMFSPNPVSPLYPVVTTPSSALSPPTQHHQQQQQQLHKKFKTSNSGSNTPITGGGIGSPSTTSYLANSANISYTRSQPLKDNNQTSSTTKDNNNTIIENEDQKFFRLAKEALVATAKGVKTNHSNNNGKFGNNTSKIDINNHNKNNNNKSDGNETILDSTIADLLRRLQYASAPHGNPIGQISGLQTNSKGLLEVQDEYSNFPDLQNNNFFKVNNGDNNNTSNSKFSNNYHHPSGNEPGWNFLLDEASTKTTSNNTRSTGTTGTGIGATTNIISESESELKVKRESSIANIINPSTTTTSTTTNKNNNNTSSSTKTRKYSQDPTRKFPCDKCPMSFRRSSDLKRHEKQHLTIPPNICQFCGKGFARKDALKRHIGTLTCKRNADKKLYIENLNYLNNSSQDDDDEEEEDEEEEEGLEQDRLYKKRRKSNNNNQIIKEEGFEHNDDDDDDDEEDEVKREFPTYGYQQN, from the coding sequence ATGCAAAATACTAACcgtaataatagtaatagtagtaagAATAATAGTgataatcatcatcaacaacaacaactacaacgACAACGACAAGttaatcaatatcaatctATTACATTACCACCATTACAATATCAATCTAATACTCACGAATCGATAGTATTACCTTCGCAACAACCTAAAAGAGGTCGATCTGAACATTTTAATTCACAATTCCAACGTAATATAAATTCAAGACCAGTGTTATTACCAAGTTCTcgtgataataataacaccACAAATATACCTATACCTATAATTTTACCAAGTAGTACCAATTCTAACAATCCAATTACTTCTAGTAGCAATTCAAGAATGTTTTCACCTAATCCTGTGAGTCCATTATATCCCGTGGTCACCACACCATCATCAGCATtatcaccaccaacacaacaccatcaacaacaacagcaacaattacataaaaaattcaaaacatCAAATTCAGGTTCCAATACTCCGATTACTGGTGGTGGAATTGGATCTCCTAGTACTACTAGTTATTTAGCTAATTCTGCTAATATCAGTTATACTAGAAGTCAACCATTAAAAGATAACAACCAAACATCTTCCACAACTAaggataataataacacgataattgaaaatgaagacCAGAAGTTTTTCCGATTAGCAAAAGAAGCATTAGTAGCTACTGCCAAGGGAGTTAAGACGAATCattccaataataatggtaaaTTTGGTAATAATACTTCTAAGattgatattaataatcataataagaacaacaacaacaaaagtgATGGTAATGAAACCATACTTGATTCTACAATTGCAGATTTATTAAGAAGATTACAATATGCTAGTGCTCCTCATGGTAATCCCATTGGCCAAATAAGTGGACTTCAAACTAATTCTAAAGGATTACTTGAAGTACAAGATGAATACTCTAATTTCCCTGATttacaaaacaataattttttcaaagttaataatggtgataataataatactagtAATAGCAAGTTTAGTaataattatcatcatccaTCAGGTAATGAACCAGGATGGAATTTTTTACTTGATGAAGCATCAACGAAAACAACATCAAACAATACACGATCAACAGGAACAACAGGAACAGGAATAGGAGCAACAACCAATATAATATCAGAATCAGAATCGGAATTAAAAGTGAAACGAGAATCAAGTATTGCCAATATAATCAATccctcaacaacaacaacttccACAACAACTAATaagaataacaataacactTCATCATCTACTAAAACTAGAAAATATTCTCAAGATccaacaagaaaatttcCTTGTGATAAATGTCCCATGTCATTTCGTCGATCATCAGATTTAAAACGTCATGAAAAACAACATTTAACTATCCCACCTAATATTTGTCAATTTTGTGGTAAAGGTTTTGCTAGAAAAGATGCTTTAAAAAGACATATTGGGACTTTAACATGTAAAAGAAATGCTGATAAGAAAttatatattgaaaatttaaattatttaaataattcaagtcaagatgatgatgatgaagaggaggaggatgaagaagaagaagaaggattGGAACAGGATAGATTGTATAAGAAGAGGAGGAAgagtaataataataatcaaataattaaagaagaaggatTTGAACAtaatgatgacgatgatgatgatgatgaagaggaTGAAGTGAAACGAGAATTTCCAACTTATGGATATCAACAGAATTGA
- the RAS1 gene encoding Ras family GTPase (RAS signal transduction GTPase; regulates cAMP and MAP kinase pathways; role in hyphal induction, virulence, apoptosis, heat-shock sensitivity; nonessential; plasma membrane-localized; complements viability of S. cerevisiae ras1 ras2 mutant) produces the protein MLREYKLVVVGGGGVGKSALTIQLIQSHFVDEYDPTIEDSYRKQCTIDDQQVLLDVLDTAGQEEYSAMREQYMRTGEGFLLVYSINSLNSFQELNSFYDQILRVKDSDNVPVLVVGNKCDLEMERQVSYEDGLALANSFNCPFLETSAKQRINVEEAFYGLVRNINQYNAKIAEAEKQQQQQQQQQNANQQGQDQYGQQKDNQQSQFNNQINNNNNTSAVNGGVSSDGIIDQNGNGGVSSGQANLPNQSQSQSQRQQQQQQQEPQQQSENQFSGQKQSSSKSKNGCCVIV, from the coding sequence ATGTTGAGAGAATATAAattagttgttgttggaggtggtggtgttggtaAATCCGCTTTAAccattcaattgattcaatcccattttgttgatgaatatgACCCAACTATTGAAGATTCTTATCGTAAACAATGTACTATTGATGATCAACAAGTATTATTGGATGTTTTAGATACTGCTGGACAAGAAGAATATCTGGCCATGAGAGAACAATATATGAGAACTGGTGAAGGGTTTTTATTAGTTTATTCtattaattcattaaattctttccaagaattaaattcattttatGATCAAATTTTACGAGTCAAAGATTCTGATAATGTTCCAGTTTTAGTTGTTGGTAATAAATGTGATTTAGAAATGGAAAGACAAGTTAGTTATGAAGATGGATTAGCATTGGctaattctttcaattgtcCATTTTTAGAAACTTCTGCTAAACAAAGAATTAATGTTGAAGAAGCATTTTATGGATTAGTAAGaaatattaatcaatataatGCTAAAATTGCTGAAGctgaaaaacaacaacaacagcaacaacaacaacaaaatgcAAATCAACAAGGTCAAGACCAATATGGACAACAAAAAgataatcaacaatcacaatttaataatcaaataaataataataataatactagtGCTGTTAATGGTGGTGTAAGTAGTGATGGAATAATAGATCAAAATGGTAATGGAGGTGTTTCTTCTGGTCAAGCAAATCTTCCAAATCAATCACAATCACAATCAcaaagacaacaacaacagcaacaacaagaaccacaacaacaatctgaaaatcaattttctGGTCAAAAACAATCTAGCTCTAAATCAAAGAATGGATGTTGTGTTATTGTTTGA
- the PHO23 gene encoding Pho23p (Ortholog(s) have methylated histone binding activity), with translation MRTKQQQQQQQQSNSSSGVANNQKSYGYTTRIKSNSSVTNGGNVGATLTESRIITNINELLPGLNDISDAFEALPIDLIRYFTLLKEIDAKCINTIPQINHLINQYITNLHQDKNVTTTTTTTTNDDNTIDLNKKLETRRLNLIKNKINEVIPCLEEKMHVTSVASDLLKKHMYRINQDYKLILLNNEIPQSIRIGPLNHPAMINDTHTTSSSSTTSTGNGTGGGGGTNNNHGGNNSVQSQRSESRREALAARKANKEDDRENNTATGGSGRKKKKEQNNNNNSTASGADGNNGSNGKKRNRDDKSNNTGSGNDLKKKKKSNNNDQSDNRRRGEDENGKGDGETSFNSGNAKNDPHGKLKTTTTGNLVGGSSTTTTVSSSSTTSSSATTTTTSSTTTTKNSGSTGASTATATGASGAKGSSSSSSGNNEPTYCYCNQVSFGEMVGCDGDDCKREWFHLPCIGFKNPPKGKWYCDDCLKKLK, from the coding sequence ATGAGAAcaaagcaacaacaacaacagcaacaacaatctaATTCATCGTCAGGTGTAGCTAATAACCAAAAGAGTTATGGTTATACTACTAGAATCAAAAGTAATAGTAGTGTTACTAACGGCGGCAACGTTGGTGCTACTCTTACTGAAAGTAGAATCATTACcaatattaatgaattattaccAGGTTTAAATGATATAAGTGATGCATTTGAAGCATTACccattgatttaattagatattttacattattgaaagaaattgatgcTAAATGTATTAACACCATCCCACAAATTAATcatttaatcaatcaatatatTACAAATCTTCACCAAGATAAGAAtgttaccaccaccaccacaacaacaacaaatgatgataataccattgatttgaataaaaaattagaaactAGACgattaaatttaattaagaataaaatcaatgaagTGATTCCCTgtttagaagaaaaaatgcATGTTACTTCAGTTGCTAGtgatttattaaagaaACATATGTATAGAATCAATCAAgattataaattgattttattaaataatgaaatcCCTCAAAGTATTAGAATTGGTCCATTAAATCATCCAGCAATGATTAATGATACTCATActacatcatcatcatcaacaacatcaacagGGAATGGaactggtggtggtggtggaacTAACAATAATCATGGTGGTAATAATAGTGTACAAAGTCAACGTAGTGAAAGTAGAAGAGAAGCTTTGGCTGCTAGAAAAGCCAACAAGGAAGATGATAGAGAGAATAATACTGCTACTGGTGGTAGTGGTcgtaaaaagaaaaaggaacaaaataataataataatagtacAGCAAGTGGTGCTGATGGCAACAATGGTAGTAatggaaagaaaagaaacagagatgataaatcaaacaatacTGGAAGTGGAAAtgatttgaagaagaaaaagaaactgaataataatgatcaaTCAGATAATAGAAGAAGAggtgaagatgaaaatggTAAAGGTGATGGTGAAACAAGTTTCAATAGTGGTAATGCCAAGAATGATCCTCATGGTAAACTAAAGACAACAACTACAGGAAATCTTGTTGGTGGTAGttcaactacaacaacagtgtcatcatcgtcaacaacttcttcttcagcaaccacaacaacaacgagttcaaccacaaccacgAAAAATAGTGGGTCAACTGGAGCTAGTACCGCTACTGCTACTGGTGCTAGCGGAGCTAAAggatcttcttcatcttcctCAGGTAATAATGAACCAACGTATTGTTATTGTAATCAAGTTTCATTTGGGGAAATGGTGGGAtgtgatggtgatgattgTAAACGAGAATGGTTTCATTTACCATGTATTGGGTTTAAAAACCCACCAAAAGGTAAATGGTATTGTGACGATTGTctcaagaaattgaaataa